GGCGTAGAAGGTGTTGTCGTCGGCGAAGGTGACGCCCCAGATGTTGATGTCGTGCGCCTGGTACGGGTGGCCGTCCAGGACGATCGCGAAGTCCTCCAGGTTCTCCCGGAGGTTCCCGTCGCGGACGTCCACGATCGACGTGCGGGTGGAGAAGTCGCTGCCCGCGTACGAGTCGCCGCTGACGAAGACGGTCCAGGCGGCGAAGTGCCCGGACGGCGACACCCGGGAGCGGGTGGGGATGCCGGCGGCCGGGAAGGAGCGCCGCTCGCGCAGGTGGTCGTCGAGGACGACGGCCCGGTAGGTGTCCTCCAGGGCGCCGTGCTGGGCCTGCAGGCAGATGCCGGTGCCGGCGGCGGCGTGGAAGCGCAGGCAGCTGACGCCGGAGGCGGTGCGCGGGCCGTCGGGGTGGTCGGCGGGGACGGTGACGATCTCGTCCCGGTGCGGCCCCCAGGCCATGTTGCGGAACAGCAACTGTCTTCCACCGTGCGTCACTTGGAGCGAGACGGCGCCGGACTCGACGGACGGCCCGCCGGGCTGGGCCTGGTCCCGGCGGGCGGTGCGGTCGGCCGCGTACAGGACGGCCCCGGTGCCGACCGCGCCGAGCACCAGGACGGCGACCAGCAGCACGAGCACCCTGGTCCGGTTCTGCAGGTTCACGTTCTCTCCCTCTCCTCGGCGGCAGCGACAACGGGTCCGGACGGGCGCAGCACCGCGGCCGCGCCCAGCACGCACAGCGCCAGCGCCCCCGCCGACCAGCCCAGCGCCGCCGGGCCGCCGACCGCGCCCCACAGCGCGCCGAACAGCAGCGAACAGGCGAATCGGGCCAGCGCCTGCCCGGTGCCGACCAGGGCGAGCCCGGCGCCGCGCTGCTCGGCCGGGACGGCGTCGGCGGCCGCGGCGGCAAGCACCCCGTCGGTGGCGGCGTAGAAGGCGCCGTGCAGCACCAGCACGCAGAGCGCCGCCGGCAGCCCGCGCAGCGGCGAGAGCAGCACCCCGTACGCGAGCAGCAGCAGCCCGTGCCCGGCGAGGAAGAGCCGGTGGCGGCCGATCCGGTCGGCCAGCATGCCGAGCGGGACGGCGAGCAGCAGGAAGGCGGCAGCGGTGCCCAGCGGCAGCAGCGGGAACAGGCTGACGGACAGCTCCAGTCGGCGCTGGACGAGCAGGTAGAGGAAGGAGTCGCTGACGGTGGTGAGCCCGAGCAGGACGGCGCAGAGCGTGAGTCGGCGCAGCCCGGGCAGGCGCAGCAGGGCGAGGCTGTCGCGCAGTGAGGGGGCGGGAGTCGACGGACCGTCGGACTGCTGCCGGTTCGGCACGAACAGCAGCAGGATCAGCACGCCGAGCGCGGCGACGCAGGCGCTGACCGTGAACACCGCGTCGTAGCCGTGGTGTTCGCCGCCGTCGGCGAGCAGCGGGCC
The genomic region above belongs to Streptomyces sp. 1331.2 and contains:
- a CDS encoding TolB family protein — translated: MQNRTRVLVLLVAVLVLGAVGTGAVLYAADRTARRDQAQPGGPSVESGAVSLQVTHGGRQLLFRNMAWGPHRDEIVTVPADHPDGPRTASGVSCLRFHAAAGTGICLQAQHGALEDTYRAVVLDDHLRERRSFPAAGIPTRSRVSPSGHFAAWTVFVSGDSYAGSDFSTRTSIVDVRDGNLRENLEDFAIVLDGHPYQAHDINIWGVTFADDNTFYATLASAGQTHLVRGDLAARTLTALHDNVECPSLSPDGTRIAYKKRVPGLSPDAPWRLYVLDLATMTETATAEQRNIDDQALWSGNGTLVYALPGDYGADLWTVPADGSGAAQPVTKAAVAPAYLG
- a CDS encoding MFS transporter; translated protein: MYVADSRSSKAPVAPATGTVRRGAVPGTVLALGTVSLVTDISSEMVTAVLPLYLLTGLGLSPLGFGLLDGIQNGFSALVRLAGGHLADRRGRDGAARHKAVAAVGYGLSALCRPLLLFVHTVPLIGAVIAVDRTGKGLRTAPRDAMISLATEPAHRGRAFGVHRAMDTAGALLGPLTAFLVLRLTGGPLLADGGEHHGYDAVFTVSACVAALGVLILLLFVPNRQQSDGPSTPAPSLRDSLALLRLPGLRRLTLCAVLLGLTTVSDSFLYLLVQRRLELSVSLFPLLPLGTAAAFLLLAVPLGMLADRIGRHRLFLAGHGLLLLAYGVLLSPLRGLPAALCVLVLHGAFYAATDGVLAAAAADAVPAEQRGAGLALVGTGQALARFACSLLFGALWGAVGGPAALGWSAGALALCVLGAAAVLRPSGPVVAAAEERERT